The following proteins are co-located in the Solanum pennellii chromosome 8, SPENNV200 genome:
- the LOC107027700 gene encoding adenylate isopentenyltransferase 5, chloroplastic-like, translating to MQVYKGLEIVTNKITHTEKQGVRHYLLGEVGPDSDFTAEDFCLQIVVYIEKLLKTQRLPIIIRGSNSYIEKLVEDPVFMFKYKYDSCFISIDVEKSVLNRRVDMRVDQMVKAGLVDEGRHIFIPDADYTKGIRRSIGVPEMYRYFREETNIDGDDESKQMILQASISSIKHSTRMLICNQHDKIQRLISKKMWSVHHIIATDIFKEDGEEDLDEAWTITVLQPCLDIVKRFLKNDHHNIIIECT from the exons ATGCAAGTTTACAAGGGACTTGAAATTGTTACAAACAAGATCACACACACTGAGAAACAAGGTGTACGACATTATTTGTtag GTGAAGTTGGACCAGATTCAGACTTCACAGctgaagatttttgtttgcaAATTGTCGTCTATATAGAAAAATTACTGAAGACTCAACGTCTTCCAATTATTATTAGAGGGTCAAATTCGTATATTGAAAAACTTGTGGAAGATCCTGTGTTCATGTTTAAATATAAGTATGATAGTTGCTTTATTTCGATTGATGTTGAGAAATCAGTATTGAACCGTAGAGTTGACATGAGGGTTGATCAAATGGTCAAAGCag GGCTAGTGGATGAGGGGCGACATATTTTCATTCCTGATGCAGATTACACCAAAGGAATCCGACGGTCCATCGGTGTCCCTGAAATGTACAGATATTTCAGGGAAGAAACAAATATAGACGGAGATGATGAATCAAAGCAGAtgattcttcaagcttcaatttcAAGTATCAAACATAGTACTCGTATGTTAATTTGTAACCAACATGACAAGATTCAACGATTAATAAGCAAGAAAATGTGGTCAGTGCATCATATTATTGCTACGGACATTTTCAAAGAAGATGGAGAAGAAGATCTTGACGAAGCATGGACAATTACTGTTTTGCAACCATGCCTAGATATTGTGAAGAGATTTCTCAAAAACgatcatcacaatattattatagAGTGTACATAA